The following are encoded together in the Serratia odorifera genome:
- a CDS encoding virulence factor SrfB, whose translation MLATLTDYPARITLIQDSGIQFLDFGLPAATVLPELPGAFVRKTANGPLLRLAFDTVHGRYLLANVPGEPPEMVRPELRFPLEYSLHLLNNQWLPLPFLRFNPASGLLAGPDNWARLRITRLEDSDSDGNRWRITLAFDTQVLDAAEAPLAPTDHDVSAGLSFALAHHSRDLDPFLDLTWVDGWLRETFVQQAVALEQRSEAALRNALKLFEYQAHYLNLLAMFGDRLQLPQIRLIAPSAQAPAVAVDLILDVGNSHTCGIMVEDHPEESDGLKHTYELQLRDLAQPQYLYQAQFDSRAEFAPAEFGKAQFSFQSGREQAFCWPSMMRVGSEASRLAARRQGTEGATGLSSPRRYLWDEERYPHGWRFNMPQEPMAAAAPLAHLLNDQGQPLFNLAAEERLPVFSASYSRSAIMTLMLSELLAQVLMQINSVGQRLKMPHGNAPRQLRNIILTLPCAMPKPERELFRRRMHDAIGLVWKAQGWHPVDAPFTSLAQQNAGKLPVPQVQMAWDEATCGQLVYLYNETQLNFAGHSAAFFASMARPDRPAAQHGKALRIASIDIGGGTSDLSITQFSLDDGVGHNVKIVPNLLFREGFKMAGDDILLDVIQQYLLPAVQRALQQAGVAQPAALMDKLFGSQGRLDGFSARRQQTALQLFIPLGHAILQAYEQYDPLDRHTELAATFGELLPQLPTTGVLTFINGETQRQLPADAATFDILQTPLLLPLHQLHVAFLNGKMRIAACLRALAEVVAHYGCDVLLLSGRPCRLPGVQALLRHLQPLPANRIVSLDGYHTSSWYPFHHQGKIENPKSTAAVGAMLCLLALDLRLGSFYFKAGDFQPYSTIRYLGMLDAQQALTADNVYYRDIDLDAAEFMLDAARFPLRGPLQLGFRQLDNDRWPATPLYNLSIVDAQLARRLASNDVLHLRLRVVDGERFELADAVLADGTPVPLQQLQLRLNTLAAGGAGATHYWIDSGSVFNT comes from the coding sequence ATGCTGGCGACTTTGACCGACTACCCCGCACGAATCACGCTGATTCAAGACAGCGGCATACAGTTCCTCGATTTTGGGTTGCCTGCCGCCACCGTCCTGCCGGAATTGCCCGGCGCGTTTGTGCGCAAAACCGCTAACGGCCCGCTGTTGCGACTGGCGTTCGACACAGTGCACGGCAGGTATCTGCTGGCCAATGTGCCAGGAGAGCCGCCGGAAATGGTGCGGCCGGAATTGCGTTTTCCGCTGGAGTATTCACTCCACCTGCTGAACAACCAATGGTTGCCGCTGCCGTTCTTGCGCTTCAACCCAGCAAGCGGCTTGCTGGCCGGACCGGATAATTGGGCGCGGCTGCGCATTACCCGGCTGGAAGATAGCGATAGTGACGGTAACCGCTGGCGTATCACCCTGGCATTTGACACCCAGGTGCTGGATGCCGCCGAAGCGCCGCTGGCGCCCACCGACCATGACGTCAGCGCCGGGCTGAGTTTCGCCCTGGCGCACCATAGCCGCGATCTGGATCCGTTTCTCGATTTGACCTGGGTTGACGGCTGGCTGCGGGAAACCTTTGTTCAGCAGGCCGTTGCCCTCGAGCAACGCAGTGAAGCGGCGCTACGCAACGCGCTGAAGCTGTTTGAATATCAGGCACATTACCTTAACCTGCTGGCGATGTTCGGCGACCGCCTGCAATTGCCGCAAATCAGACTGATCGCCCCGTCAGCGCAGGCGCCGGCGGTGGCAGTCGATCTGATCCTTGATGTCGGCAACTCGCATACCTGCGGCATTATGGTTGAGGATCATCCAGAGGAAAGTGACGGGCTGAAACATACCTACGAACTGCAACTGCGCGACCTGGCGCAGCCGCAGTACCTGTACCAGGCGCAGTTTGACAGTCGTGCCGAGTTTGCGCCGGCCGAGTTTGGCAAAGCGCAGTTTTCATTCCAGAGTGGCCGTGAACAGGCATTTTGCTGGCCCTCGATGATGCGTGTCGGCAGTGAAGCCAGCCGACTGGCGGCCCGGCGCCAGGGCACCGAAGGCGCAACCGGTCTTTCCAGTCCACGCCGCTATCTGTGGGACGAGGAGCGCTATCCCCATGGCTGGCGCTTCAATATGCCGCAGGAACCGATGGCCGCTGCCGCACCGCTGGCGCATCTGCTCAATGACCAGGGGCAGCCACTGTTTAATCTGGCGGCCGAGGAGCGGTTGCCGGTATTCAGCGCCAGCTACAGCCGTAGCGCGATCATGACGCTGATGCTCAGCGAACTGCTGGCACAGGTGCTGATGCAAATCAACAGCGTTGGTCAACGGTTGAAAATGCCGCACGGCAACGCGCCACGGCAATTACGTAATATCATTCTCACGCTGCCCTGTGCGATGCCAAAACCGGAGCGTGAACTGTTCCGCCGCCGCATGCACGATGCCATTGGCCTGGTGTGGAAAGCACAGGGCTGGCACCCGGTGGATGCGCCCTTCACCAGCCTGGCGCAACAAAACGCCGGTAAACTGCCGGTGCCACAGGTGCAGATGGCGTGGGATGAGGCCACCTGTGGCCAACTGGTGTATCTCTACAATGAGACACAGTTGAATTTTGCCGGCCACAGCGCGGCGTTTTTTGCCAGCATGGCGCGGCCAGACCGCCCTGCAGCGCAGCACGGTAAAGCGCTGCGCATCGCCTCGATTGACATTGGTGGCGGCACCAGCGATTTGTCCATCACCCAGTTTTCTCTCGATGACGGTGTGGGGCATAACGTGAAAATCGTGCCAAACCTGCTGTTTCGCGAGGGCTTTAAAATGGCCGGCGACGATATTCTGCTCGATGTGATCCAGCAATACCTGCTGCCGGCGGTACAACGGGCACTGCAACAGGCTGGCGTCGCGCAACCCGCCGCGCTGATGGACAAACTGTTCGGCAGCCAAGGCCGTCTGGACGGATTTTCCGCCCGTCGGCAGCAAACGGCTTTGCAGCTGTTTATACCGCTCGGTCACGCCATTTTACAGGCTTATGAACAATACGATCCGCTCGACCGGCATACGGAACTGGCGGCAACCTTTGGCGAACTGTTGCCCCAGTTACCCACCACCGGCGTACTGACGTTCATCAACGGTGAAACGCAACGTCAGCTACCGGCTGATGCCGCCACATTCGATATTCTGCAAACGCCGCTGTTGCTGCCGCTGCATCAACTGCACGTGGCATTCCTGAACGGCAAGATGCGCATCGCCGCCTGTCTGCGCGCGCTGGCAGAAGTGGTCGCACATTACGGTTGTGATGTATTGCTGCTCAGCGGACGCCCATGCCGCCTGCCGGGCGTGCAGGCGTTGCTGCGTCATTTGCAGCCGCTACCGGCCAACCGCATCGTCTCACTGGACGGTTACCACACCAGTAGTTGGTATCCGTTCCACCACCAGGGAAAGATTGAAAATCCAAAATCCACCGCGGCGGTTGGCGCGATGCTCTGCCTGCTGGCGCTTGATCTGCGTCTGGGCAGTTTCTATTTCAAGGCCGGTGATTTTCAGCCTTATAGCACCATTCGCTATCTCGGCATGCTGGATGCACAGCAGGCGCTCACCGCCGACAACGTGTATTACCGTGATATCGATCTGGATGCGGCCGAGTTTATGCTCGACGCAGCGCGCTTTCCGCTGCGTGGCCCGCTACAACTGGGTTTTCGGCAGCTGGACAACGATCGCTGGCCGGCAACGCCACTGTATAACCTGAGCATCGTCGATGCGCAGCTGGCACGTCGCCTGGCCAGCAACGACGTTTTGCATCTGCGGCTGCGGGTGGTGGACGGTGAGCGTTTTGAACTGGCGGATGCCGTACTGGCGGATGGCACGCCGGTTCCCTTGCAACAGTTGCAGCTCAGGCTTAATACCCTGGCCGCCGGCGGTGCCGGCGCGACGCACTATTGGATCGACAGCGGGAGCGTCTTCAACACATGA
- a CDS encoding MBL fold metallo-hydrolase codes for MKSYLVLPASLLLATSLTHAADTHQQAPGYYRMALGKLTVTAVSDGTITLPLEKLLLPIDPQRLKQRMAEDAMTPQAETSINTFVIDDGKQRVLVDTGAGQLFGNNGGHLLANLKAAGYPAESINAVLVTHVHGDHSGGLTLNGKPAFTNAEVYVDKHDPDFWLDSANQSKVEAGQRHTFKQSAEVLKPIIAAGKLKTFTAPATLPLGIQAQAAYGHTPGSVTYRVESAGQTLVLWGDIIHAKAVQMPEPQVAIHFDVDRQQAIATRERILAQAAKQGYWVAAAHIAFPGLGHVQAQGQGYRWVPVNYSTQLNP; via the coding sequence ATGAAATCATATTTAGTGCTGCCCGCCAGTCTACTGCTGGCAACCTCGCTGACCCACGCTGCCGATACGCATCAGCAGGCGCCGGGATATTACCGTATGGCATTGGGCAAGCTGACGGTGACCGCGGTGTCCGACGGCACCATCACGCTGCCGCTGGAGAAATTGCTGCTGCCGATCGATCCGCAACGCTTAAAACAGCGAATGGCAGAGGACGCGATGACGCCACAAGCGGAAACCTCAATCAATACCTTCGTGATCGACGACGGCAAACAGCGGGTTCTGGTCGATACCGGCGCGGGGCAGTTGTTCGGCAATAACGGCGGCCATCTGTTAGCCAACCTGAAAGCGGCCGGTTACCCGGCGGAAAGCATCAATGCGGTGCTGGTGACCCACGTGCACGGCGATCATTCCGGTGGCCTGACGCTCAATGGCAAACCGGCATTCACCAATGCCGAGGTCTATGTCGACAAACACGATCCTGATTTTTGGCTGGATAGTGCCAACCAGAGCAAAGTGGAAGCGGGGCAGCGCCATACCTTTAAACAATCTGCCGAGGTGTTAAAGCCGATTATCGCCGCCGGCAAACTGAAAACCTTTACCGCGCCGGCCACCTTGCCTCTGGGCATACAGGCGCAGGCGGCCTATGGGCATACTCCGGGCAGCGTGACCTATCGGGTGGAAAGCGCGGGGCAAACGCTGGTGCTGTGGGGGGATATCATCCATGCCAAGGCGGTACAGATGCCTGAGCCGCAGGTGGCGATTCATTTCGACGTCGATCGTCAGCAGGCCATCGCGACCCGCGAGCGTATTTTGGCGCAGGCTGCCAAACAGGGCTATTGGGTGGCGGCGGCGCATATTGCCTTCCCCGGTCTGGGGCATGTGCAAGCGCAAGGTCAGGGTTACCGTTGGGTACCGGTCAATTACAGCACCCAGTTAAATCCGTAA
- a CDS encoding YbdK family carboxylate-amine ligase, whose amino-acid sequence MPFIPFNPSPGYTLGAELELQLIDLNSCELSQKGLEIIKAMNNEKNIKEELTLSTIEINSAVHKNAFTLYDELSTIASQLSDVAAGYHCGLCGGGRHLTSDWKEQCITPTERYQEVYDHLGFLAKLSCVFGQHIHVGVESGDEAIYLCHALIPYLPHFIALSASSPYYQSVDTRFASSRFSALNSFHTFGYIENIHNWQQFNQYVDTATRLGIIQCLKDIYWEIRPKPNFGTVEIRVCDTPLSIYHACMLSGYAQLLVKYLLDERRPLQQAYHSAVTCNTFCAQRYGFSAPYIDCQSAEKTELSRHLLFTLQRLYHYASGRDIEVLDYLKQYVMHGENDADRIRGMAQAGYSESCIIQTMMALLTSGVHSGNVAIGA is encoded by the coding sequence TCATTGATTTAAATAGCTGCGAGCTTTCGCAAAAAGGCCTGGAAATTATAAAAGCCATGAATAATGAAAAGAATATAAAGGAAGAGCTGACGCTATCAACCATAGAAATTAATTCGGCGGTGCATAAGAATGCCTTTACCCTGTACGATGAATTGAGCACCATTGCCAGCCAGCTGTCGGACGTGGCCGCCGGTTATCACTGCGGGCTATGCGGCGGCGGTCGCCATCTTACCAGCGATTGGAAAGAACAGTGCATTACCCCCACCGAACGTTATCAGGAGGTGTACGATCACCTGGGTTTTTTGGCAAAACTGTCCTGCGTTTTTGGCCAACATATTCACGTCGGTGTTGAAAGCGGCGATGAAGCCATTTATCTGTGCCACGCGCTGATCCCCTACCTGCCGCACTTTATCGCCCTGAGTGCCTCGTCGCCTTATTACCAGTCGGTTGATACACGCTTTGCCAGTTCACGTTTCAGCGCGCTGAACTCGTTCCATACCTTCGGCTACATTGAGAATATCCACAATTGGCAGCAGTTTAACCAGTATGTCGACACCGCGACGCGGCTGGGGATCATACAATGCCTGAAGGATATTTATTGGGAAATCCGGCCGAAGCCCAACTTCGGTACGGTCGAGATCCGCGTTTGCGATACGCCGTTGTCGATTTATCATGCCTGCATGCTCAGCGGTTACGCGCAGCTGTTGGTGAAATATCTGCTCGATGAACGCCGGCCGCTGCAACAGGCCTACCATTCTGCCGTCACCTGCAACACCTTCTGCGCCCAGCGCTACGGCTTCAGCGCGCCTTACATCGACTGTCAGTCAGCAGAGAAAACCGAATTGTCACGTCATCTGCTGTTTACCCTGCAACGCCTGTATCACTACGCCAGCGGTCGTGACATCGAGGTCCTGGATTACCTGAAACAATATGTCATGCACGGCGAAAACGATGCCGATCGTATTCGCGGCATGGCGCAGGCGGGTTACAGCGAAAGCTGCATCATCCAGACCATGATGGCGCTGCTGACCAGCGGTGTGCACAGCGGTAACGTGGCGATCGGCGCCTGA
- a CDS encoding SrfA family protein: MTKPFLRSGSLHDVVALGENGQPVYTLAQPLREALRLQNQPAVAQMLAIPQVNQTGDRIDWYAPFAGTAIGWQAASLAQRQAALQVLDAGRSAVATLSQRALASANPAHRLFAALLDHALQIPDAQHVFLVDGKPVLTFWGFIRHQGVPCNDMFACLRPAPEERSLAPTDLPPPLPPSVSAVPPPSEMIPATPAAVVAPVMGSAKRRWRWLLALAVMLALVITLALRSWPSTPAPVTVAARAAPAIPDKTSVALPPLQLPLAAATVMPPVPQVQIATPHDKHALVMPTAAVRAGSNRFLDGKWRARPAVDSPLTGKLPTLRYRLYHGKGTANLTQADGVRCSVNVEAGLMQSGNLVINSRTPARCSDGSRYQLPELICTPMGDDAAAQCIGRYGNQTDYPMMMTREKK, translated from the coding sequence GTGACAAAACCCTTTTTACGCAGTGGCAGTTTGCACGACGTGGTGGCCCTGGGGGAAAATGGGCAACCGGTTTATACCCTGGCGCAGCCGTTGCGCGAAGCGCTGCGCCTGCAAAATCAGCCTGCGGTAGCGCAGATGCTGGCCATTCCTCAAGTTAATCAAACCGGCGATCGCATCGACTGGTATGCCCCTTTCGCCGGGACGGCGATCGGTTGGCAAGCCGCCAGCCTGGCGCAGCGTCAGGCGGCATTGCAGGTTCTCGACGCCGGCCGCAGCGCGGTCGCCACGCTGAGCCAGCGGGCGTTGGCTTCTGCCAACCCGGCGCACAGGCTGTTCGCCGCCCTGCTCGACCATGCATTGCAGATTCCTGATGCCCAGCACGTTTTTCTGGTGGATGGCAAACCGGTACTGACCTTTTGGGGCTTCATCCGCCACCAGGGTGTGCCGTGCAATGACATGTTTGCCTGTCTGCGCCCTGCGCCCGAAGAGAGGTCCCTGGCGCCTACCGACCTGCCGCCGCCATTACCGCCGTCAGTATCCGCGGTTCCTCCGCCATCCGAGATGATCCCAGCCACGCCGGCGGCGGTTGTCGCGCCCGTAATGGGGAGCGCTAAGCGCCGGTGGCGTTGGCTTTTGGCGTTGGCCGTCATGTTGGCGCTGGTGATAACGCTGGCGCTGCGCAGTTGGCCGTCTACACCCGCACCCGTCACGGTGGCGGCACGCGCGGCGCCAGCGATACCAGACAAAACATCCGTTGCGTTGCCGCCGCTCCAGCTACCGCTGGCAGCCGCCACGGTGATGCCACCTGTGCCCCAGGTCCAGATCGCCACGCCGCACGATAAACATGCGCTGGTGATGCCTACCGCGGCGGTCAGGGCCGGATCCAACCGTTTTCTTGACGGTAAATGGCGCGCGCGGCCGGCGGTCGACAGCCCGCTGACCGGCAAACTGCCCACTCTGCGCTATCGGTTGTATCACGGCAAAGGGACGGCCAACCTGACGCAGGCCGACGGTGTGCGTTGCAGCGTCAACGTTGAGGCCGGGTTGATGCAATCCGGCAATCTGGTGATCAACAGCCGTACTCCGGCACGCTGCAGCGACGGTTCACGCTATCAACTGCCGGAGCTGATCTGTACGCCGATGGGCGACGACGCCGCCGCGCAATGTATCGGCCGCTACGGCAACCAAACCGACTATCCCATGATGATGACGCGCGAGAAAAAATAA
- a CDS encoding LysR family transcriptional regulator, whose product MNIRENDFSRIDLNLLTVLLVLYREGSVSRAAQKLFLGQPAVSGALARLRVMFDDPLFVRSANGMDPTPRAHALVRELTPLMENMQQVLFRQPQFSPASSQHSFRLGITDWVESWLMPPLFELLHQHAPGITLNVVATDPFQDGDALEQDRIDLAISVADGAAQGLRRQVLAVMGYKTFWHPAQWQPRLPLTLEAYTRGEHLLVSYRDANSSIIDRQLALLGHRRRVRYTTPHFATLPLMLQRTPTFATVPDGLEPSWRQHFGLCASELPLEIAKFEVAMLWHRRREQEPALQWLRSSLVQLLAQ is encoded by the coding sequence GTGAATATCAGAGAAAATGATTTTAGTCGTATCGATCTGAATCTATTGACGGTTCTGCTGGTGCTGTATCGTGAAGGCAGTGTCTCCCGCGCCGCTCAGAAACTGTTTCTTGGTCAACCGGCGGTCAGCGGCGCTTTGGCACGGCTGCGTGTCATGTTCGACGATCCACTGTTCGTACGTTCGGCCAACGGCATGGATCCGACGCCGCGCGCCCACGCCCTGGTGCGCGAACTGACGCCGCTGATGGAAAACATGCAGCAGGTGCTGTTTCGGCAGCCACAATTCTCCCCCGCCAGTTCGCAGCACAGCTTTCGTCTCGGTATCACCGACTGGGTGGAAAGCTGGCTGATGCCACCGCTGTTCGAACTGCTGCATCAGCACGCCCCTGGCATCACGCTCAACGTGGTGGCAACCGATCCGTTTCAGGATGGCGACGCGCTGGAGCAGGATCGCATCGATCTGGCCATTTCGGTGGCGGACGGCGCCGCACAGGGTCTACGGCGACAGGTATTGGCGGTAATGGGCTACAAAACCTTTTGGCATCCGGCGCAATGGCAGCCCAGGCTGCCATTGACGTTGGAGGCCTATACCCGCGGCGAGCATCTGTTGGTGTCCTATCGCGACGCCAACAGCAGCATTATTGACCGCCAACTGGCGTTGTTGGGGCATCGGCGACGGGTCCGTTACACCACGCCGCACTTTGCGACGTTACCGCTAATGCTGCAACGTACGCCAACCTTCGCTACCGTGCCGGATGGGCTGGAACCCAGTTGGCGCCAACATTTTGGCCTGTGCGCCAGTGAATTGCCGCTGGAAATCGCAAAGTTTGAGGTCGCCATGCTGTGGCATCGCCGTCGCGAGCAGGAGCCGGCGCTGCAATGGTTACGTAGCAGTCTGGTACAATTACTGGCGCAGTGA
- a CDS encoding virulence factor SrfC family protein, with protein MNPLTVNTLVQQARQTALTIGNLADWLNHARQRSARLAIEADRLQLALQRCQHDAERLAQAASDVFSIGIYGRVQAENASLAVILGRQTMQVAQPTLTLRYRHSATIAAPRLTLLTEADLITLLFITAGAPPLDEQQLNQQLAALSQRRQTAAVAGMSSRCVASLRDALLRHRPQMPPANAFWMAASNLAPYLGIDHRAQLFSPLWNSQPQLTGLYRQLAHSLHGLGSRHIQLMKGELPYLDGIIDGSLATHLNSPLDSSVQIATLAGDEANRRAFSLAELALLSVELCLSQPVENDPFSEPVDILDIPAGVDGDTSTPIQRLMQAKRACQLAYCTDRRQPQLLLVGSTTTRHQDVAEVGKALTDWQQRQQAEQPPLCGDGKPDLMWVFSHHRASAGQKKLDDAVQRYVSASGAQWGSLLALDASDIRRMLAYLAAAAKATTQRQRIGGLLQALRREVRETLLGSWHQSAESQGRQRRQTAQHLLKALQARTGVHGELLERLLPERDRLRRLQRQTCSVGSSVDDPFSIGVELDLLTNASHSQNVTPDNHAFADALFADWIGHLRALPYHDAVRKLLAVDQTTLNLLVDELVNAAFRLELAAQLRHSLATAGSAADRQISQALSVLGDFVAWLGFQHLPASQRPASRIHHGQPIFVSVAQLDTARPARLTQLAATPVNGAAFYIYDWLVGLDALIEQNDGHDAASSLDNQLRARLTALSEALA; from the coding sequence ATGAATCCACTAACCGTCAATACCCTGGTGCAGCAGGCACGGCAAACCGCACTGACGATTGGCAACCTTGCCGACTGGTTGAACCACGCCCGGCAGCGCTCAGCGCGGTTGGCTATCGAGGCCGACCGCCTGCAACTGGCGCTGCAACGCTGCCAACACGACGCCGAACGGCTGGCGCAGGCGGCCAGCGATGTTTTCAGCATTGGCATTTATGGTCGCGTTCAGGCAGAAAATGCGTCACTCGCTGTCATTTTGGGACGTCAAACGATGCAGGTTGCGCAGCCGACGTTGACGCTCCGTTACCGTCACAGTGCGACAATCGCCGCGCCACGCCTCACGCTGTTGACCGAGGCCGATCTGATCACCCTGCTGTTCATTACCGCCGGCGCGCCGCCGCTGGACGAGCAGCAGCTCAATCAGCAACTGGCCGCGTTAAGCCAGCGGCGTCAGACGGCGGCCGTGGCGGGAATGTCGTCACGTTGCGTAGCGTCGCTGCGAGATGCGCTGTTGCGCCATCGGCCGCAAATGCCCCCGGCCAATGCTTTCTGGATGGCTGCGAGCAACCTGGCGCCCTATCTGGGCATTGATCACCGTGCTCAGCTGTTTTCGCCGTTGTGGAACAGCCAGCCGCAGCTGACCGGGCTATATCGCCAACTGGCTCACTCGTTACACGGCCTCGGCAGCCGGCATATTCAGCTAATGAAAGGCGAACTGCCGTACCTCGATGGCATCATTGACGGTAGCCTGGCAACGCACCTCAATAGCCCACTGGACAGCAGCGTGCAGATCGCGACGTTGGCTGGCGATGAGGCCAATCGGCGGGCGTTTTCATTGGCCGAACTGGCCTTATTGAGCGTTGAACTGTGCCTCAGCCAACCGGTTGAAAACGATCCGTTCAGCGAGCCGGTGGATATTCTGGACATTCCTGCCGGCGTTGACGGCGACACTTCGACGCCGATACAGCGGTTGATGCAGGCCAAGCGGGCCTGCCAACTGGCATATTGCACCGATCGTCGCCAACCGCAGTTGTTGCTGGTCGGCTCCACTACCACCCGGCATCAGGACGTTGCCGAGGTCGGTAAAGCGCTGACCGATTGGCAACAGCGCCAGCAGGCTGAGCAACCGCCGCTGTGTGGCGATGGCAAACCGGATCTGATGTGGGTCTTTAGCCATCACCGCGCCTCGGCCGGGCAAAAAAAGCTGGACGACGCGGTACAGCGTTATGTGAGCGCCAGCGGCGCGCAATGGGGATCGCTATTGGCACTGGATGCCAGCGACATTCGACGGATGCTGGCCTACCTGGCCGCGGCGGCCAAGGCAACCACGCAGCGTCAGCGCATTGGCGGGTTATTGCAGGCGCTGAGACGCGAGGTACGTGAAACGTTGCTGGGCAGTTGGCATCAATCGGCCGAGAGTCAGGGGCGGCAGAGACGACAAACCGCCCAGCACCTGCTCAAGGCCCTGCAGGCCAGAACCGGCGTACACGGCGAACTGCTGGAGCGTCTGTTGCCAGAGCGCGATCGGCTACGCCGTTTGCAGCGGCAAACGTGCAGCGTCGGATCATCGGTCGATGATCCGTTCAGTATTGGCGTGGAGTTGGATCTGTTGACCAACGCCTCACACAGCCAAAACGTTACGCCAGACAATCACGCCTTTGCCGATGCGCTGTTCGCTGACTGGATCGGCCATTTACGCGCCTTGCCGTACCATGACGCAGTGCGCAAGCTGCTGGCGGTGGATCAAACCACGCTGAATCTCCTGGTGGATGAACTGGTTAATGCCGCCTTTCGTCTGGAACTGGCGGCTCAGCTGCGGCACAGTCTGGCGACGGCAGGAAGCGCTGCCGATCGGCAAATATCTCAGGCGTTAAGCGTACTGGGTGATTTTGTCGCCTGGCTGGGGTTCCAACATCTGCCGGCATCGCAGCGTCCGGCCAGTCGTATCCATCACGGACAGCCGATCTTTGTCTCTGTAGCCCAGCTGGATACTGCCCGTCCAGCGCGTTTAACGCAATTGGCGGCAACGCCGGTCAACGGCGCGGCGTTTTATATCTATGACTGGCTGGTGGGGTTAGATGCCCTGATCGAGCAAAATGACGGTCATGATGCCGCCAGCTCACTGGATAACCAACTGCGAGCGCGCCTGACGGCGCTGAGCGAGGCGTTGGCGTAA